The Enteractinococcus fodinae genome has a segment encoding these proteins:
- a CDS encoding enoyl-CoA hydratase/isomerase family protein yields the protein MPTPLDELQALAEQFEALDVRLDDDRPDRIVAAMNRPKVLNAIDETMVKEFHALCQWLEDHPMILIITGTTTPHPKDSSRQRGIFASGADIAQLRERRRADALRGVNSKIFSRIKALPMPVIAAVDGFALGGGAELAWAADFRVATTKVRVGQPEVGLGISPAAGAMWRIKELAGEPIALELLLTGRILNAEEALEHKLVNSVHEPEDLMAAAHELADNIAKQDPLAVQVTKRVFQMPPAAHPWVDDLGQAILFESEAKFDRMQAFLDGRKK from the coding sequence ATGCCCACTCCTCTGGACGAGCTGCAGGCACTTGCCGAACAATTCGAAGCGCTCGATGTGCGCCTGGACGATGACAGGCCAGACCGCATCGTCGCCGCCATGAACCGCCCCAAGGTGCTCAACGCCATCGATGAAACCATGGTCAAGGAATTCCATGCGCTGTGCCAGTGGTTAGAAGACCATCCGATGATCTTGATCATCACCGGCACCACCACCCCGCACCCGAAAGACTCGTCCCGTCAACGCGGCATCTTTGCCTCTGGGGCAGATATTGCGCAGCTGCGCGAACGACGCAGAGCCGATGCCTTGCGCGGGGTTAACTCCAAAATCTTTTCTCGCATCAAAGCACTGCCCATGCCGGTCATTGCAGCGGTGGACGGCTTCGCACTGGGTGGTGGCGCCGAACTCGCCTGGGCGGCTGACTTCCGGGTGGCCACCACAAAGGTTCGTGTCGGCCAGCCCGAGGTGGGGTTGGGTATTTCGCCGGCGGCCGGTGCGATGTGGCGCATCAAAGAACTCGCCGGGGAGCCCATCGCACTTGAACTTTTACTCACCGGGCGTATCCTCAACGCTGAAGAAGCCCTCGAGCACAAACTGGTGAACTCGGTCCACGAACCCGAAGACCTCATGGCTGCCGCCCACGAACTCGCCGACAACATCGCCAAGCAAGATCCCTTGGCAGTACAGGTCACCAAGCGCGTCTTTCAGATGCCACCGGCAGCGCATCCGTGGGTCGATGATCTTGGTCAGGCGATCCTGTTCGAGTCGGAAGCCAAGTTCGATCGGATGCAAGCGTTTCTGGATGGTCGAAAGAAGTAG
- a CDS encoding MFS transporter: MTTSAHATRSRSEERRVLAGTLVGTTIEWYDFFIYAQAAAFVLAPLFFEPLSEDSPALAQIISWASVGISFLFRPLGAVVAGHLGDKFGRKLMLVLTLMGMGVATAAIGLLPTYASIGIAAPILLILMRILQGFSAGGEWGGAALMAVEHAPTNRRSFFGSFPQIGVPLGMILATLFMFSLTTFLTEEQFLAWGWRIPFLSSVVLILVGYLIRRAVAESPVFTEMQERRKESSAPLGELLRNHKRPVILAALIFAANNAAGYLVIAFFASYGANVLGMPRSATLVASIVGGVGWLVFTMFGGWIGDKIGKRKTFIIGYAWIIVWAIPMWFLIDTASLVLFTLAIFMLTVGLGPSYGPQSALYAEMFPASVRYSGVSIGYAFGSIIGGAFAPMISELILNATGQSWMIGVYIAGLATVSLIAVIMVPRSVEGRDLSDVVETPNATGEVAPAKV, from the coding sequence ATGACTACCTCTGCTCATGCAACGCGCTCGCGCTCAGAAGAGCGCCGCGTCCTCGCTGGAACTCTCGTTGGCACCACCATCGAGTGGTACGACTTCTTCATTTACGCCCAGGCCGCCGCGTTCGTCCTGGCGCCACTATTTTTCGAACCGCTCTCTGAAGACAGTCCCGCCCTCGCGCAGATTATCTCGTGGGCCTCTGTGGGTATTTCATTCCTGTTCAGACCGCTTGGTGCCGTCGTCGCCGGCCACCTCGGCGACAAGTTCGGCCGAAAACTCATGCTGGTGCTGACCCTGATGGGGATGGGTGTTGCGACCGCAGCAATCGGGCTGTTGCCAACTTATGCGTCCATCGGTATCGCTGCTCCAATTCTGTTGATCCTGATGCGTATCCTCCAGGGTTTCTCCGCTGGCGGAGAATGGGGCGGTGCCGCCCTGATGGCCGTTGAACACGCTCCGACAAATCGCCGTTCGTTCTTCGGCTCGTTCCCCCAAATTGGCGTTCCACTGGGCATGATCCTGGCAACGCTGTTTATGTTCTCGTTGACCACCTTCCTCACCGAAGAACAGTTCCTCGCCTGGGGCTGGCGTATCCCGTTCTTGTCATCAGTCGTACTGATCCTGGTCGGTTACCTCATCCGTCGGGCAGTAGCAGAGTCACCGGTCTTCACCGAAATGCAAGAACGCCGCAAAGAATCTTCTGCCCCACTGGGCGAACTGCTGCGTAACCACAAGCGCCCGGTCATCTTGGCCGCCCTGATCTTCGCCGCCAACAACGCCGCCGGGTACCTGGTCATCGCCTTCTTCGCCTCCTACGGTGCCAACGTGCTGGGCATGCCACGCTCCGCGACGCTAGTTGCCTCAATTGTCGGCGGGGTCGGCTGGCTGGTGTTCACCATGTTCGGTGGCTGGATCGGCGACAAGATCGGCAAGCGCAAGACGTTCATCATCGGGTACGCCTGGATCATTGTCTGGGCCATCCCAATGTGGTTCCTCATTGACACCGCTTCGCTGGTGCTATTCACCCTGGCGATCTTTATGCTCACCGTGGGCCTCGGCCCATCCTATGGTCCACAGTCTGCGCTCTATGCCGAGATGTTCCCGGCCTCGGTGCGCTACTCCGGCGTCTCGATCGGCTACGCATTCGGCTCGATCATTGGTGGTGCGTTTGCCCCGATGATTTCCGAACTGATCCTCAATGCGACCGGCCAGTCCTGGATGATCGGCGTTTACATCGCTGGCTTGGCAACGGTCTCGCTCATCGCCGTCATCATGGTCCCGCGCTCCGTTGAAGGACGCGACCTATCCGACGTCGTCGAGACACCGAATGCCACCGGAGAAGTTGCACCGGCTAAGGTCTAA
- a CDS encoding mandelate racemase/muconate lactonizing enzyme family protein, with amino-acid sequence MKITAIEAIPYAIPYTHPLKFASGEVTTADHILVRIHTDAGITGTADAPPRPYTYGETQTSIKVIVEDVFGPEIIGLDPFDREKVHEVMDRTINNQVAKGAVDIALWDLVGKALQIPVHKLLGGYTDSMRVSHMLGFKPAEELLEEAQRFGQEYGITTFKLKVGRRPLSLDIEACHVLREGLGDDVEIYLDANRGWSANEAMEVLRQTADLGLTMLEEPCDAKEAMSRRRLVDHSPIPIVADESVPTAGDASRELLSGGANAICIKTARSGFTEATEILGLCTGLGVDVTMGNQIDTQVGSMATVTFGAAHRASSARAGELSNFLDMSDDLLADPIQIHNGRISVRDLPGVGAEIDEDKLNHYRIDK; translated from the coding sequence ATGAAGATCACAGCTATTGAAGCGATTCCCTATGCGATTCCCTATACGCATCCCCTCAAATTCGCCTCCGGCGAGGTAACCACCGCAGACCACATCCTGGTGCGGATCCACACCGACGCCGGCATCACAGGAACCGCAGATGCCCCGCCGCGCCCATACACCTACGGGGAAACACAGACTTCAATTAAAGTGATCGTCGAAGACGTCTTCGGGCCAGAGATCATCGGCTTGGATCCCTTCGATCGCGAGAAGGTACACGAAGTGATGGACCGGACGATCAATAACCAGGTCGCAAAAGGTGCCGTCGATATCGCTCTGTGGGACCTGGTGGGTAAGGCTTTACAGATCCCGGTTCACAAGCTGCTGGGCGGTTACACCGACTCCATGCGTGTCAGCCACATGCTCGGCTTCAAACCCGCCGAAGAATTGCTAGAAGAAGCCCAACGATTTGGCCAGGAATATGGCATCACGACCTTCAAGCTCAAAGTCGGTCGGCGCCCGCTGTCACTGGACATCGAAGCGTGCCACGTGCTGCGCGAAGGCCTCGGCGACGACGTGGAGATCTATCTCGACGCCAACCGCGGCTGGAGCGCGAACGAAGCCATGGAAGTCCTGCGCCAGACCGCTGATCTCGGCTTGACGATGCTCGAAGAACCCTGTGACGCCAAAGAAGCCATGAGCCGACGCCGTCTGGTCGACCACTCCCCAATTCCGATCGTCGCCGACGAATCCGTACCGACCGCAGGTGATGCATCACGCGAGCTCCTCTCCGGCGGCGCTAACGCCATCTGCATCAAGACTGCCCGCTCTGGGTTTACCGAAGCCACAGAAATCCTCGGCCTGTGCACCGGCCTTGGGGTTGACGTAACCATGGGCAACCAGATCGACACTCAAGTGGGCTCTATGGCCACCGTGACCTTTGGGGCTGCTCACCGTGCCTCATCGGCACGCGCCGGCGAACTGTCGAACTTCCTCGATATGTCTGATGACCTACTCGCCGATCCGATCCAGATTCACAACGGTCGCATCTCGGTTCGCGATCTACCCGGCGTCGGGGCTGAAATTGATGAAGACAAACTCAACCACTACCGCATAGACAAGTAA
- a CDS encoding LysR substrate-binding domain-containing protein yields MVELRHLRYFIAVAEERHFGRAADRLHMAQPPLSNQIKQLEAELGTVLLERTTRRVDLTEAGALLLERARQILADVEATEIDVAEVGRGAAGVLRLGFSGTATYRLMPEIVRVARERLPLVRLQISGEMLTPHMEEALLENRLDIAVLRPPVRSAQLELDQIQASRLVVALHRHHPLAADSGPISIEELAEEDLVSYPQGSSVFSVVAELARQAGFRPRIVQEATETSTLIALVGAGLGVSFLPGSQSLPLNASIVIRPLADDVSLGLATAWKSGNDSPLLTSFIQLIRESAENLENLDQQSQEEVLEGP; encoded by the coding sequence ATGGTTGAACTGCGACACCTGCGCTACTTTATTGCCGTCGCAGAAGAACGACACTTCGGGCGCGCCGCGGATCGACTTCATATGGCACAGCCGCCATTGTCGAACCAGATTAAACAGCTAGAAGCTGAACTTGGCACCGTTTTACTCGAGCGCACGACCCGACGCGTTGACCTCACCGAAGCAGGGGCGCTGCTTTTGGAACGCGCGCGACAGATTCTGGCCGATGTCGAGGCAACAGAGATTGACGTGGCCGAAGTGGGCCGGGGTGCCGCAGGTGTGCTGCGGCTCGGATTCTCCGGTACCGCCACCTACCGCCTTATGCCAGAAATCGTGCGCGTCGCTCGCGAGCGCCTACCTTTGGTACGACTTCAGATCTCCGGCGAGATGCTCACTCCGCACATGGAAGAAGCCCTGCTAGAAAACCGGTTGGATATAGCGGTCTTGCGACCACCGGTCCGCTCAGCGCAGCTTGAACTCGACCAGATCCAAGCTTCACGCCTCGTTGTGGCCTTACACCGCCATCACCCCCTAGCAGCAGACAGCGGACCAATCTCTATCGAAGAGCTCGCCGAGGAAGATCTCGTCAGCTATCCCCAAGGTTCTTCGGTGTTCTCTGTGGTGGCGGAACTCGCGCGTCAGGCAGGTTTCCGCCCACGCATTGTGCAAGAAGCGACCGAAACCTCAACCCTCATCGCCTTGGTCGGGGCGGGTTTGGGCGTTAGTTTCCTTCCGGGCTCCCAATCGCTGCCACTGAATGCCTCCATTGTCATCCGACCGCTCGCGGACGACGTTTCACTTGGCCTGGCGACCGCGTGGAAGTCCGGCAATGACAGCCCGTTGCTGACCTCGTTTATTCAGCTGATTCGCGAATCTGCAGAAAATTTAGAAAACCTCGATCAACAATCTCAAGAAGAAGTCCTGGAGGGACCATGA
- a CDS encoding SLC13 family permease, which yields MATAPESKLAAGNNASTEHEASQDALDRATKRNWWLVGLGPVAGLILGLILPDTLSFEGRAVAGIALWMAIWWMTEAAPIPVTSLLPLVLFPLFGIGELGEVAAPYASTVIFLVMGGVVLGLATEKSNLHLRVALWTIKLVGTKPSQIVLGLMIASAFISAWVSNTATAVIMVPIAVSILNLVRSIDPEAAGKKFAASLLLGVAYGVTIGSTATLIGQPPMALMKGYLMDSHGIDMAFGTWMLIGVPWAIIMLTIAWVVLTKIVYRPEIDALPGGKELIDQEHAKLGSMTTPERRVAWIFAAAIFFWIAVPLLSQIGWVAENLAFLGTISDAQVAMAAAVACFIVPAERRRDDATGAPLLRWSASKEIPWGLLLLFGGGLSLSAMFTQTGFSAWVGEQVSGMSAMASWIIIIAVILVSLILTELTSNTATAAAFFPIFGAVALGVGIDPLFMTIAVTLAVCSAYMLPVATPSNAVAFGSGEITIKQMTRAGIWLNIISIGVIMLMLYTLVPLIFGVSL from the coding sequence ATGGCTACGGCCCCCGAATCAAAGCTTGCCGCTGGTAATAACGCCAGTACTGAACATGAGGCTTCCCAGGATGCCCTCGACCGCGCGACCAAACGCAACTGGTGGCTCGTCGGGTTAGGCCCGGTTGCTGGGCTCATCCTCGGGCTCATCCTGCCCGATACCTTGTCCTTTGAAGGCCGCGCCGTTGCAGGCATCGCGCTCTGGATGGCCATCTGGTGGATGACCGAAGCGGCACCCATCCCAGTCACCTCGTTGTTACCGCTGGTGCTGTTCCCCTTATTCGGTATCGGGGAGCTCGGCGAAGTTGCGGCACCATACGCTAGCACCGTGATCTTCCTGGTCATGGGCGGGGTCGTCTTGGGTCTGGCGACGGAGAAGTCCAACCTGCATCTGCGTGTGGCTTTGTGGACAATCAAGCTCGTCGGCACCAAGCCATCCCAAATCGTGTTGGGCCTGATGATTGCCTCGGCCTTCATTTCTGCATGGGTGTCCAATACCGCCACCGCTGTGATCATGGTGCCGATTGCCGTGTCTATTTTGAACCTCGTGAGGTCCATCGACCCCGAGGCGGCCGGCAAAAAATTCGCTGCATCACTGCTGTTGGGTGTGGCCTACGGTGTCACCATCGGTTCTACCGCCACCCTCATTGGACAACCTCCGATGGCCCTGATGAAGGGCTATCTGATGGATTCTCACGGCATCGATATGGCATTTGGTACCTGGATGCTCATTGGTGTCCCATGGGCCATCATTATGCTGACCATCGCCTGGGTCGTGTTGACCAAAATCGTGTACCGCCCAGAAATCGACGCCCTGCCGGGCGGTAAAGAACTCATCGACCAAGAGCATGCCAAACTGGGCTCGATGACCACACCGGAACGCCGTGTGGCTTGGATCTTTGCAGCAGCGATCTTCTTCTGGATTGCCGTCCCGCTGTTGTCCCAGATCGGATGGGTCGCAGAAAACCTCGCCTTCTTAGGCACCATCAGCGATGCGCAAGTCGCGATGGCCGCTGCGGTCGCATGCTTTATTGTCCCAGCTGAACGCCGCCGTGATGACGCGACCGGGGCGCCACTGTTGCGCTGGTCGGCATCCAAAGAAATCCCCTGGGGCCTCTTGCTGCTCTTTGGTGGCGGTTTGTCGCTGTCTGCCATGTTCACCCAAACCGGCTTTAGTGCATGGGTCGGAGAACAAGTTTCCGGCATGAGTGCGATGGCCTCCTGGATTATCATCATTGCGGTCATTCTCGTCAGCTTGATCCTGACCGAGCTGACCTCGAATACCGCTACGGCCGCTGCATTCTTCCCGATCTTCGGGGCCGTCGCTCTTGGGGTAGGTATCGATCCACTCTTTATGACCATTGCCGTGACGCTGGCAGTTTGCTCGGCCTACATGCTGCCTGTAGCGACGCCGTCTAATGCGGTTGCATTCGGTTCGGGTGAGATCACGATTAAGCAGATGACGCGCGCTGGCATTTGGCTCAACATCATTTCCATTGGGGTCATCATGTTGATGCTCTACACTCTGGTCCCACTCATCTTTGGCGTGAGCTTATAA
- the catC gene encoding muconolactone Delta-isomerase: MLFLARMDVTFPESMDAATKADFQAREKEYSGNLQSQGVMKGIWRVVGEYANYSIFDVDSHDEFHEILSGFPMFPYMNVHVTPLAKHPNATTDDFFSA; this comes from the coding sequence ATGCTATTTCTTGCCCGTATGGACGTGACCTTCCCCGAGTCGATGGACGCAGCAACAAAAGCTGATTTCCAGGCACGTGAAAAAGAGTACTCCGGCAACCTGCAGAGCCAAGGTGTCATGAAAGGCATCTGGCGGGTCGTGGGAGAATACGCCAACTACTCGATCTTCGATGTGGACAGCCACGATGAGTTCCACGAGATCTTGTCGGGGTTCCCGATGTTCCCGTACATGAACGTCCACGTCACCCCGCTGGCGAAACACCCTAACGCCACCACGGACGACTTCTTCTCAGCCTAA
- a CDS encoding AMP-binding protein: MTRHDVPQPWTPSAPPTDPGQLDPEEHYHQEQIRELQFERLRWTLHHAYHNVPAYQQLYDEHGVHPRDFTSLEDITLFPCIDKEFLRAAYPLKALAVPMDKVRRIHASSGTTGQPTVVAYTENDLQMWATLAARSLRNSGVRPGHIVHNAYGYGLFTGGLGAHYGAERLGCPVVPMSGGQTEKQVQMITDLQPDVILCTPTYLLALADGFTKAGIPPRDTSLKVGVLGAEPWTDGMRVEIESLFDMKACDIYGLSELLGPGMASESVETQDGCHIWEDHFYPEILDPFTSEVLEDGEHGELVFSALTREALPIIRFRTHDLTTLRPGTARAGHRRMDRIVGRSDDMIILRGVNLFPSQIEEIALEIETLSPHFLLEITRPKRLDELTIKIERRETASAAEAEAGGQELRSRIKNRIGCTCNIEIAEPHSLARSSGKLRRIYDLRNAH, encoded by the coding sequence ATGACTCGTCACGATGTTCCCCAACCGTGGACCCCGTCTGCACCGCCAACCGATCCTGGCCAGTTAGATCCTGAGGAGCACTACCATCAGGAACAGATCCGGGAGCTACAATTTGAGCGGCTGCGCTGGACCCTGCACCACGCTTATCACAACGTCCCGGCATATCAACAGCTCTACGATGAGCACGGCGTGCATCCACGCGATTTCACCTCGCTGGAGGACATCACGCTCTTTCCTTGCATTGACAAGGAGTTCCTCCGCGCGGCGTACCCGCTGAAGGCACTGGCAGTCCCGATGGATAAGGTGCGTCGCATTCACGCCTCCTCGGGTACTACCGGCCAGCCAACCGTGGTGGCGTATACCGAAAACGATCTGCAGATGTGGGCCACCCTGGCGGCCCGGTCATTGCGCAATTCCGGTGTTCGACCGGGCCACATTGTGCACAATGCTTATGGTTATGGCCTGTTCACCGGTGGGCTGGGCGCCCACTACGGCGCTGAACGCCTCGGCTGTCCAGTCGTGCCGATGTCTGGCGGTCAAACGGAAAAACAGGTGCAGATGATCACGGATCTGCAACCTGATGTCATCCTGTGTACGCCCACGTACCTGTTAGCCCTGGCCGATGGGTTCACCAAAGCGGGTATTCCACCCCGGGACACCTCATTGAAGGTGGGAGTGCTCGGGGCAGAACCGTGGACCGACGGGATGCGTGTCGAGATCGAATCGCTGTTTGATATGAAAGCTTGCGATATTTATGGCCTGTCGGAGCTGCTAGGTCCCGGGATGGCCAGTGAATCAGTTGAAACCCAGGACGGGTGCCATATTTGGGAGGACCATTTCTATCCTGAGATTCTCGATCCGTTCACCAGCGAGGTATTAGAAGATGGTGAGCACGGCGAGTTAGTGTTCTCGGCGCTGACCCGGGAAGCGCTGCCGATCATTCGGTTTCGGACCCACGATCTGACCACCCTGCGGCCGGGAACCGCGCGGGCCGGTCACCGTCGCATGGATCGTATCGTCGGGCGCTCAGATGACATGATTATCTTGCGCGGCGTCAATCTGTTCCCGAGCCAGATCGAAGAGATTGCGCTCGAAATTGAGACGCTATCGCCGCACTTCTTGCTGGAGATTACCCGGCCCAAGAGGCTCGATGAACTCACGATCAAAATTGAGCGGAGGGAAACTGCGAGTGCTGCAGAAGCCGAAGCTGGGGGCCAAGAGCTCCGGTCACGCATTAAGAACCGGATCGGGTGTACGTGCAATATTGAAATCGCAGAACCGCATTCGCTAGCGCGATCCTCAGGGAAGCTCCGGCGAATTTACGATCTGCGTAATGCCCATTAA